The following is a genomic window from Miscanthus floridulus cultivar M001 chromosome 14, ASM1932011v1, whole genome shotgun sequence.
atgtgttaatgataaattaattaggcttaatagattcatctcgtgtATTAGCCTCCATTTATataattaattttgtaattaatatatatttaatattttttattaataaCTAAATATTCGACGTGAAAGAAATTTTAGgagccaataaaataaaaaaaccaaacaccCGTTTGATACCGGCCGAACGTGCCCGCCGGCGCCTTCCCATAAAAGCCTCTCCCTCCGCTCCCAAACAAAGAGCTCCCGAAATCCCCTCACctactcctctccctctccctctggcAGCGCCGCCTTCGCCGGCGGTTGCCTGCCCTTGCCGGCCGCGCCTCGACCTCGACGCGCCGCCGTCTCACCGCGAGACCGAGCATGGACGTGCACCCGGCGAATGCGGCCGCCGACTCCCTCGGAGACCTGTTCCCGCATCAGCCCGCCGGTTTGGTCAGTCTCCTCGCGGCCTCCCCTCCCGCTACAGCTCCCTGTTGGGTAGTGATATTTCTTTTGCTTGTCTCGCCAAGAAGCGGCCGTTTTGGGTGCTGTGTGCGGGAAGGAAGTGAAACAGGGGAGCGGTTTTCGTTTCTTGGTTCTTGCGCTCTTGGGAGGCAGGGGTTTAGGCGTCGCCTGTTGGAGAATTTCGGTGTCTGTTGCGCGGTTTCTTGAGATTATTGTCCGCGGAGACCTGGGTCATGGTGTTCTTCCCTTCGTTTTTAGGCTGGTAGCGGTTTTGGCTTGCATGTTTGGGGGATGAAGCGGTTGCTTCGCCTCTGCGTTCTCCACTGCTTCAATCCTCATTTTGGAGCGGTTTGCCCGTGACTTTGTTCAATTTCCTGTCCATTACATGATTCTTTTGTTCGGGTGGGGGGAATTTACCGTGCAATTCAACTGTTCTTGTCCTGAAGAACTGTGACGGTCCCTGAAATTCAGCTGAAGCTTTCATCAGGGGTGGAAATTTCCCACAGGAGCAATCGGGCGGTTGCGGCCTTACTCTATTCTTTTCCGCTAGGGTTTGTGCTGTGCTCATCAATGGCATTATTCTCGCAATTAAGCAATGGAAAGGCGTGTCCTTTTTGGCCATTTGTGAGCTGTGTGAGGTCATGTAAAAGAGGAAGGGGGATGGGGGGAGAAAATGTGTGCTTGCTACCTTTATTGTTGATGTGCATATGTTCCTTCCCTCTTGACTCCTGTCGTGGTCATTGCGTAAGTGCATCCCATTGTTTAATATCCTTTGCTCCTCACTGTGGTATTATGCCTACTTGAGATTGTGACGGTGATATTTCGGTTAGGTGTCACGAAAATAATTCAGCGGTGGGGTTCTGATGTTGGACATTTATAACCCAAGGACAGTTTTCGTTGCACCCCCATACTAAGACAATGACAAGGGGTTTCTTTGAAAATTCTTCAGTTTTTGGGTGGTATTCTTATGTTGATGTCAAGAAGGGCGggcttggtgcaagcggtagagtcttaccgcttgtgaccggaaggtcccgggttcgagtcgcggtctccttgcattgcaccggcgagagtaaggcttgccactgacacccttccccagactccgcacagagcgggagctctctgcatgggtacgccctttttgtaTTCTGATGTTGATGTTAAGGGATGAAAGAAGATATCATTTCTTCCCGCATCCCCATTTTGGACTTGGTCACATTTTTCTGTTTATAAGACATGCTTTGCAAATATAGTTTAGTTCATCCAGCTTGCAGCATTTATGGCTATTCAGTCGATCTTGCACCAACTGTACTGCTTAATTTAGATTGTAACTGAGAAACTGCCATAGTGTTTTGCGGTTTCTTTGAAAATTAATCAGTTTCCAGGTGCGATTCTGTTGTAGAACTTACAGAATTCAAGGAGATACCATTTTCCCTGCACCCTCATTTTGGACTTCACATATTTCTGTTTATAAAACATGCTTTGCGGTTGTCGTTTAGTTCATTCCGTTTCTATTCGGTGTTCATTCCATCGCACTCCAACTGTAATGCTCAATTAGATTGTACTAACTGAGAAACTGCCATAGTGGTTTGCGGTTTCTTTGAAAATTAATCAGTTTTCGGGTGCGATTCTGTTGTAGAACTTACAGAATTCAAGGAGatatctgtcggtgtttcgagttgccaccgactagtaaatttctaatattgcgcgtctggctcggatggtgtgctaagaggacatggggtttatactggttcgggcagaatgtccctacgtccagttcgttgctgctgctcgtgttactagcactgaaagttcgtagtaggggttacaaacagtcgagagagggataggtccaaagtctctggtgagaggagcgaacgggtgccgagagctcggtcgcttcccggctgtgtgcttgtgtgttctgatcggttcgggGTTTGATGTGTTCGAGTCCGAATTGATGCGATGCCCCTTATGGGacgtcctgctttcccttttataggccaagggaaagcacgggttatagtggagggaaaagaggagaatgagaaggagaagaagtcctataggatcgtcgggtccttttccttcatgtgggtcccgccgaccctgtagacgtcaacaaggatagctccacgtcgcggccctgttcgacactggcgccatgtgcaggcgtcgtctcccggtcgtggcgctccactccgtcctggcggacgtcgtggtggactgacgcgcctgtcagtgctcgtacgagggttaggcagaacaacatcggtacgcccgacactgttcctgatgtgaatgcccaggtatggcccgtcatggccacgggttatattGGGGTGTCCCAGTCACCTCTCTGGTGTCAGAGtcttgacctaggcccattcgcttggacctggagtggttggtggcggtatgaGTCTTTGTCGGGTGAGACGGATCCCCCGGCCTCGGGGTCGGTCAAGACGGAGTcccccccagaggccgggcgaggcggagcgcaaacccaagggtcgggcgaggcggagccagtcctcagaggtcgggcgagacggagccagcccttagaggtcgggcgaggcggagcccgtggcctcggtgtcgggcgaggcggagcccgccctagaggccgagtgaggcggagcccgcggcctcggtttcgagcgaggtggagcttgcgcacctaggggtcggttggagctgtagccgcgctcttgactgctcggatgaatcaatgttgatggttattagctcctcctcttcaggtacccaagtattggtccccgacaatatCATTTTCCCTGCACCCTCATTTTGGACTTCACTATTTTCTGTTTATAAACATGCTTTGCGGTTGTCGTTTAGTTCATTTTGTTTCTATTCGGTATTCATTCCATCACACTCCAACTGTAATGCTCAATTAGGTTGTATAACTGAGAAACCGCCGCAGTGGTTTGTGGTTTCTTTGCAGATTATTCAGTTTTTGAGTGGTATTCTGATGTCGAGCTTCCAGAATTCAAGGCTATATATATCATTTTCCTTGCACCCCCATTTtggacttctgtcacattattcTGTTTATATGACATGCTTTGCGGTTGTTGTTTAGTTCATTCTGTTTGTAGCATTTACTGCTATTCATTCCATCGTGCACGAACTGTAACGCTTATGTAATTAGATTAGATTGTAACTAAGAAACTGCCATAGCTGTTTCTGCTGGCACAGCGACAATTGTAAATGCAGGACGTTTCTGTTCAAATATCTCCTTTTGTCAAATTTATTTCCGTTAATCCCTAGATGCTCCTCATGCTTCATGATTTTGGTTGAGAATTTGGCCTATATTAGTATTTTTGTTATAGAATCTGTTGGAGAGGGGAAATTGATTACTCTACGTTTCTACTCTTCTTTGCCTCGAAGTCTTGCTGGAATAATCCGTATCTGAGTAATTTTTCACTTGTTTATAGGCCCTAGAACTAGAAATTCTATTCATGCTTTTACCGTTCTTATTACCAAATTCAACCATGTAGAACCAGAGTTTAAAACTGAATTGTCGGTAGTTATTTTGGCCATTGCATTCTTACTAACTGTTTCCATTGCATGTTACTCTTTACTTCGCAGGAGAATGATGAGAGCAACATAGAATGGCTCTCTGGCTACGTGGAGGACTGCTTTTCGAGCTCCACATCCTACACAAATCCTGTTTTTGCAAGATCTGCTCCTGCAATGGCAAGCCAGGGTGCTGGAAAACCAAAGTTACCGCCACCTTCATCTTCCAATGGCAGGAGAAAGAAAAGGAGCCTGGCCTCTGTTATGACCAACGACGATGATCAACAATACATCATCCCATTGTATGTTGAGCCACCGCTAATCCTAATTGATCAGAAGCATTGGATGGCAGAGAGCGAGCTGATCCTccccaagaaagacaaagacCAAGAGGTTTGCCAGCAACAAGGGCAGGAAGAGAAGTGTGAGAAGGGTGTGCGGCGGCTGGTGAAGAGGTGTAGCAATTGTTTGTCATGCCAAACACCACGATGGAGGGATGGCCCGTCGGGGCCCCAGATGCTGTGCAATGCATGTGGCCTGAGGCTTAAGCCAGAGAATAGGTTTGCCACCATTTCTGAGGAGCATTGTGGCCAAGAAACCAAGAAAGAACAAGAACCAGGAGCACAGcgagataagaagaagaagatgatgaagaagacatATGTGAATGAGCCCCTGTCGTCAGATCAGGCAGAGAAGCGCTGCACCCATTGCTTGTCCTCCAAGACACCACAGTGGAGGGCCGGACCTCTGGGACCGAAGACTCTTTGCAATGCCTGTGGCGTGAGGTACAAGTCCGGCAGGCTGCTGCCGGAGTATAGACCTGCCAACAGCCCGACTTTTGTGAGTTGCATACACTCCAACTCTCACAAGAAGGTAATGCAGATGAGGCAGGTTGTTGCGCAGCAGCAGTGAAGCAGCGATGGCCAAGAACATCTCCAAAATCTATCGCCATCGCATTGGAAGCGTAGAAGCTCTCTTAGATTGTAGTTTAGTCGATGCTCAGAAGATGAGAACAGAGCCTTGGTTATAGTAGGCATCCTTGTTAGCTCTAGCAGTGTTCTACCTGAGAGACTGATTTGCTAGGTGTTTTAGACGTCGGATTCAATACAATCTGGTGGTTGCTTGGATATTATCCTGAATTGTACTCTGGGTTTTCCGCCTATTAGATATTCAAGGGTTAAATTGAGCAGCCTCTGAAATTTGTTTTCTTGAACAGATCCATGCCTGGGAGTAGTAATCGCAATTGTTTCGTGTCTTGTGCAGAAGCCTTGCTAGAGAAGGGAAGCAATAACTCCAAGACATGCCATAGACCGGATAACTGAGGCCACATGCTGTGTACCTTCGATGTCGTGTCTTGTGTGGTAACTTTAGTTCCTGATTTGTGTAAACAGAATTGTTATGAAAAGCCATCAGTTCCTGGAAGATTTGTCCATTTGGGAATGTGCATTACCTGACGCAATCTCATCAAATGAATGAATGGCCTTTTCTAGCACCAAGACCTTCAGGTGCAGTGCAGCGCTTTGCTTTTCTTTGAACCAATGGCCTGCTAGTCCCAGCAGGTTCAGAACACAAAGATACTACAGTAGATGTCTGCAGGTCAAGGTCGTGTACCACGCTGCTTTTGGGGTCGAGACAAATCCATCCTATTCATCACGATGTGTGAGCCTTTTCACCTTTGGTGTTGCGCATGGATTCGAATGCCCTTTAATTCTTTTCCTCTCTGTTTTTTAGGTCCAACACAACAATGGCTTATGGGATGGGACACAAAGTACAATGCCAACAAAGCattctcctcatcatcatcctggTGTTGAATTGAAGCTCAAGCTAGGTTTATTTGTACCAGTATCAAAATTCGAAAGGAAACCTCTGGCTTCTGTTTTTTACTTCTAGCTCCATGGCATCAATGGTGTGATTCGACTGTCTTTGGTCAAGTCTCTGTGGCTGCAAGAACATGGTTGCAGTACCGGTGTCTGCAGTGCTCATGTTGATGGCTGTATGTACTCTGTTCTGGCATTGCCAACAGACTACAGTGCTGCCAGGACAGTAGTGGCCCTGCAACACATGAACGTAGCCGGTAGCCCTGCTGCATTACATACACTTTTTTGACTGTTGGGCTCTCCTGCCCTGCCAAAGTgccaaacctttttttttttacttcctgctgctgcagcaGGCAATGATCGAGCACATCACCGCTGTTCAGTTCCGTG
Proteins encoded in this region:
- the LOC136506138 gene encoding GATA transcription factor 15-like codes for the protein MDVHPANAAADSLGDLFPHQPAGLENDESNIEWLSGYVEDCFSSSTSYTNPVFARSAPAMASQGAGKPKLPPPSSSNGRRKKRSLASVMTNDDDQQYIIPLYVEPPLILIDQKHWMAESELILPKKDKDQEVCQQQGQEEKCEKGVRRLVKRCSNCLSCQTPRWRDGPSGPQMLCNACGLRLKPENRFATISEEHCGQETKKEQEPGAQRDKKKKMMKKTYVNEPLSSDQAEKRCTHCLSSKTPQWRAGPLGPKTLCNACGVRYKSGRLLPEYRPANSPTFVSCIHSNSHKKVMQMRQVVAQQQ